Proteins encoded within one genomic window of Ranitomeya variabilis isolate aRanVar5 chromosome 4, aRanVar5.hap1, whole genome shotgun sequence:
- the LOC143764692 gene encoding uncharacterized protein LOC143764692, whose amino-acid sequence MDIDRDKMAERILHLTLEILFQLTGEDYTIVKKTSSERYQDPVSEGWRKPLSPITGPPTHPLVHEDTNDQKILELTYKMIELLTGEVPVRCQDVAIYFSMEEWEYLEGHKDLYKDAIMEVPQPLTSPDISSKRTTPERCPHPLLPQDCKQEDPNVPQDHQGEDLTHINTTEINVRVDEWCKEEIATYDYPDDCTRRSEGHRTTIFKSDDLEIPQDTIEVNAMTPDIPSSLHSKYESSDPLKQVLSSDNLQTTKENQSHKISIKKRTAPKAKKPMSHSEFGNTFQGENYFLKHEKIHTTENRIESDLVRHQRTYTGEKPFSCSECGKCFLWKSFLVRHQRSHTGEKPFSCSECGKCFVAKSYLVKHQRSHTGEKPFSCSECGKCFTEKSNLIRHQKTHTGEKRYSCSECRKCFVDISTLVTHQRTHTGERPFSCSECGKCFVKKSSLLSHHSWHTGEKPFSCSECGKYFRQKWNLVIHQITHTGKKPFSCSECGKCFNQKANLDSHQRTHRGEKPFSCSECGKCFNWKSDVIIHQRTHTGEKPFSCSQCGKCFNRKVLLDSHQRTHTGEKLFSCSECGKCFLWKSFLVRHQRSHTGEKPFSCSECGKCFNRKAHLDGHQRTHTGVKPFSCSECGKCFNRKAHLDRHQRTHTGEKPISC is encoded by the exons atggatatagacagagacaagatggcggagaggatattacacctcaccctagagatcctcttccagcttactggagag gattacacaatagtgaagaagacctctagtgagcgctatcaggaccctgtgtctgaggggtgGAGgaaacccctgagcccaatcactgggCCTCCAACTCACCCTCTGGTACATGAGGAcaccaatgaccagaagatcctagaactcacctacaagatgattgagttgctgactggagag gttcctgtaaggtgtcaggatgtcgccatctatttctccatggaggagtgggagtatctagaaggacacaaagatctgtacaaggacgccataatggaggttccccagcccctcacatctccag atatatccagtaagaggacaacaccagagagatgtccccatcctcttcttccacaggactgtaaacaagaagatcccaatgttcctcaggatcatcag ggtgaagatctgacccatattaatactacagagataaATGTGAGGgtggatgagtggtgtaaagaggagattgctacatatgactacccag atgactgtaccaggagatcagagggacatcggacaacaatttttaaatcagatgaccttgaaatcccacaggatacaattgaagtgaatgccatgactccagatataccatcatcccttcacagcaaatatgagtcatctgatcctttgaaacaggtcctgtcttctgataatttacagactactaaggaaaatcaaagtcacaaaataagcattaaaaaacgaactgctcctaaagcaaagaagccaATGTCGCATTCAGAATTTGGAAATACTTTTCAAGGGGAAAATTATTTTCTTAAACATGAAAAAATTCACACAACAGAGAATAGAATAGAATctgatcttgttagacaccagagaacttacacaggggagaagccattttcatgttcagaatgtgggaaatgttttttatggaAATCatttcttgttagacaccagagaagtcacacaggggaaaagccattttcatgttcagaatgtgggaaatgttttgtagctaaatcatatcttgttaaacatcagagaagtcacacaggggagaaacctttttcatgttcagaatgtgggaaatgttttacagagaaatcaaattTGATCagacatcagaaaactcacacaggggagaaacgttattcatgttcagaatgtaggaaatgttttgtGGATATATcaactcttgttacacatcagagaactcacacaggggagaggcctttttcatgttcagaatgtggaaaatgttttgtgaagaaatcatctcttcttagtcaccacagttggcacacaggggagaagcctttttcctgttcagaatgtgggaaatattttaggcagaaatggaatcttgttatacaccaaataactcacacagggaagaagcctttttcatgttcagaatgtgggaaatgttttaaccagaaagcaaatcttgatagccaccagagaacccacagaggcgagaagcctttttcatgttcagaatgtggaaaatgttttaactggaaatcaGATGTcattatacaccaaagaacccacacaggggagaagcctttttcatgttcacaatgtggtaaatgttttaaccggaaagtgcttcttgatagccaccagagaacccacacaggggagaagcttttttcctgttcagaatgtgggaaatgttttttatggaAATCatttcttgttagacaccagagaagtcacactggggaaaagccattttcatgttcagaatgtggtaaatgttttaaccggaaagcgcatcttgatggccaccagagaacccacacaggggtgaagcctttttcatgttcagaatgtgggaaatgttttaaccggaaagcacatcttgatagacaccagagaacccatacaggggagaagcctattTCATGTtga